In one window of Rhodanobacter sp. FDAARGOS 1247 DNA:
- the argS gene encoding arginine--tRNA ligase: protein MKEQLRELVLQAITSLQADAILPNDLELPGFVIERARSREHGDFACNVAMLLARAARAKPRELAEKLVAALPANTLVAKVEIAGPGFINFFVAAGAYHAEVRRIMAEGDAYGRNTSGAGKTVGVEFVSANPTGPLHVGHGRNAAIGDCLSRLLDASGWDVKREFYYNDAGVQIANLAISVQARARGITPEDSNWPENGYRGDYIAEVARAYLDRESVVADGETVVGAGDVDDLDAIRRFAVASLRHEQDLDLQAFAVGFDTYFLESSLYSDGKVEETVRELVAHGHTYEEGGALWLRSTDYGDDKDRVMRKSDGTYTYFVPDVAYHLSKWQRGYGKAITVLGSDHHGSLARVKAGLQALDCGIPKGYPDYMLYQMVTVMKGGQEVKLGKRAGSYVTLRDLIDEVGRDATRYFLISRKSDSQLVFDIDLARSQSNDNPVYYIQYAHARVCSVLRQAPEKGFSFDLADGLTHLDRLDNEHEQILLTELSKYPEMVEAAAANLEPHLVAAWLRELANAFHTYYNSYQFLVEDADLRNARLALVVATRQVLKNGLDLLGLGAPEKM from the coding sequence GTGAAAGAACAGCTGCGCGAACTGGTGCTGCAGGCGATCACCTCCCTGCAAGCCGATGCCATCCTGCCCAACGATCTCGAATTGCCGGGCTTCGTGATCGAACGTGCACGCAGTCGCGAACATGGCGATTTCGCCTGCAATGTGGCGATGCTGCTGGCCAGGGCCGCGCGCGCCAAGCCGCGCGAACTGGCCGAGAAGCTCGTGGCCGCACTGCCGGCCAACACGCTGGTGGCGAAAGTCGAGATCGCCGGCCCGGGCTTCATCAATTTCTTCGTGGCTGCCGGCGCCTACCACGCCGAAGTGCGTCGGATCATGGCCGAAGGCGATGCCTACGGCCGCAATACCAGCGGTGCCGGCAAGACCGTGGGCGTGGAATTCGTCTCGGCCAACCCGACCGGCCCGCTGCACGTGGGCCACGGCCGCAATGCCGCGATCGGCGATTGCCTGAGCCGCCTGCTCGATGCCAGCGGCTGGGACGTGAAGCGCGAGTTCTACTACAACGACGCGGGCGTGCAGATCGCCAACCTGGCGATCTCGGTGCAGGCGCGCGCGCGCGGCATCACGCCGGAAGACAGCAACTGGCCCGAGAACGGCTATCGCGGCGACTACATCGCCGAAGTGGCGCGCGCCTATCTCGATCGCGAATCGGTGGTGGCCGACGGCGAAACCGTGGTCGGCGCGGGCGACGTGGACGACCTCGACGCGATCCGCCGCTTCGCGGTGGCCAGCCTGCGTCACGAGCAGGACCTGGACCTGCAGGCGTTCGCCGTGGGCTTCGATACGTACTTCCTGGAGTCGTCGCTGTACAGCGACGGCAAGGTCGAGGAGACCGTGCGCGAACTGGTCGCCCACGGCCATACCTACGAGGAGGGCGGCGCGCTGTGGCTGCGCAGCACCGACTACGGTGACGACAAGGACCGCGTGATGCGCAAGTCCGACGGCACCTATACCTATTTCGTGCCCGACGTGGCCTACCACCTGTCGAAGTGGCAGCGCGGCTATGGCAAGGCCATCACCGTGCTGGGCTCGGACCACCACGGTTCGCTGGCGCGGGTGAAGGCCGGCCTGCAGGCGCTCGATTGCGGCATCCCGAAGGGCTACCCCGACTACATGCTGTACCAGATGGTGACGGTGATGAAGGGCGGCCAAGAGGTGAAGCTCGGCAAGCGCGCCGGCAGCTACGTCACCCTGCGCGACCTGATCGACGAGGTCGGCCGCGACGCCACGCGCTACTTCCTGATCTCGCGCAAGAGCGACTCGCAGCTGGTGTTCGACATCGACCTGGCCCGCTCGCAGTCCAACGACAATCCGGTCTACTACATCCAGTACGCGCACGCCCGCGTCTGCAGCGTGCTGCGTCAGGCGCCGGAAAAGGGCTTCAGTTTCGATCTCGCCGATGGCCTGACCCATCTGGATCGGCTGGACAACGAGCATGAGCAGATCCTGCTCACCGAGCTGTCGAAATACCCGGAAATGGTCGAGGCCGCTGCGGCGAACCTGGAGCCGCATCTGGTCGCCGCGTGGCTGCGCGAACTGGCCAACGCGTTCCACACCTACTACAACTCGTATCAGTTCCTGGTCGAGGACGCGGACCTGCGCAACGCGCGCCTGGCGCTGGTGGTGGCGACGCGGCAAGTGTTGAAGAATGGTCTGGATTTGCTGGGCCTCGGTGCCCCGGAGAAGATGTAA
- a CDS encoding ParA family protein, whose amino-acid sequence MLTTLVASSKGGCGKSTLVTQLASHWAQAGQHTAIVDGDRQHSSFHWAELRPDNVPGVLALEGGRRGLQRVPPDTQQLLIDTPAGSTERDLEPYLESANVLLVPVLPSSFDLDATLHFLDELRSINRIHRGKLPVALVANRLKPWTHASQDAVTRLAEQSPFPIAAQLRDSQAYVLLAGLGKGIFDYQSEQVRSHQQDWKALLRWIKRQH is encoded by the coding sequence ATGCTTACGACGCTGGTGGCAAGCAGCAAGGGTGGTTGCGGCAAGAGCACACTGGTGACGCAACTGGCGTCGCACTGGGCACAGGCGGGGCAGCACACGGCCATCGTCGACGGCGACCGGCAACATTCCAGCTTCCACTGGGCCGAACTGCGGCCGGACAACGTCCCCGGCGTGCTGGCGCTCGAAGGCGGTCGACGCGGCCTGCAGCGGGTGCCTCCGGACACGCAGCAGCTGTTGATCGACACCCCGGCCGGTTCCACCGAGCGTGACCTCGAGCCCTACCTCGAATCGGCCAACGTGCTGCTGGTGCCGGTGCTGCCGTCCTCGTTCGACCTCGACGCCACCCTGCATTTCCTCGACGAGCTGCGCTCGATCAACCGCATCCACCGGGGCAAGCTGCCGGTGGCGCTGGTGGCCAACCGGCTCAAGCCGTGGACCCACGCCAGCCAGGACGCGGTGACCCGGCTCGCCGAGCAATCGCCCTTCCCGATCGCGGCGCAACTGCGCGACAGCCAGGCCTATGTGCTGCTGGCCGGCCTCGGCAAGGGCATCTTCGACTACCAGTCCGAACAGGTCCGCAGTCACCAGCAGGACTGGAAGGCCTTGCTGCGCTGGATCAAGCGCCAGCACTGA
- a CDS encoding 3-hydroxybutyrate dehydrogenase produces MSSLEGKVALITGAASGLGKAIAELYAKHGASVAIADINQQAADAVAAEINAAGGQAIGIAMDVSNEEAVNAGTDRVVAAFGRLDILISNAGVQIINPIDQLAFADWKKMLAIHLDGGFLTTKAALKHMYQDDGAGQSRGGIVIYMGSVHSHEASMLKAPYVTAKHGLLGLARTLAKEGAPHNVRSHVICPGFVRTPLVERQIPEQAQELGISEDEVIRNVMLKNTVDATFTTLEDIAQTALYLATFPSAALTGQSIVVSHGWFMQ; encoded by the coding sequence ATGAGCAGTCTTGAAGGCAAGGTCGCCCTGATCACCGGCGCGGCGAGTGGCCTCGGCAAGGCGATCGCCGAGCTGTACGCGAAGCACGGCGCCAGCGTGGCGATCGCCGACATCAACCAGCAGGCCGCCGATGCGGTGGCGGCAGAAATCAACGCCGCCGGCGGCCAGGCGATCGGCATCGCGATGGATGTCAGCAACGAGGAGGCGGTCAACGCCGGCACCGACCGGGTGGTCGCCGCGTTTGGCCGCCTGGACATCCTGATCTCCAACGCCGGCGTGCAGATCATCAACCCGATCGACCAGCTGGCCTTTGCCGACTGGAAGAAGATGCTGGCGATCCATCTTGACGGCGGTTTCCTCACCACCAAGGCCGCGCTGAAGCACATGTACCAGGACGACGGCGCCGGTCAAAGCCGCGGCGGCATCGTGATCTACATGGGCTCGGTGCATTCGCACGAGGCCTCGATGCTGAAGGCGCCCTACGTCACCGCCAAGCACGGCCTGCTCGGCCTGGCCCGCACGCTGGCGAAGGAAGGCGCGCCGCACAACGTGCGCTCGCACGTGATCTGCCCGGGTTTCGTGCGCACGCCGCTGGTCGAGCGGCAGATTCCCGAGCAGGCGCAGGAGCTGGGCATCAGCGAGGACGAGGTGATCAGGAACGTGATGTTGAAAAACACCGTCGATGCCACTTTCACCACGCTCGAAGACATCGCCCAGACCGCGCTGTACCTGGCCACCTTCCCGTCCGCCGCACTGACCGGCCAGTCGATCGTGGTCAGCCACGGCTGGTTCATGCAGTAG
- the speA gene encoding arginine decarboxylase produces MANPWNTDAARHTYAVPHWGDGYVDVDSAGDIVMRPRGVNGPALSLPQIVERARAEGLRLPLLVRFPDILADRLARLQGAFAQAIAEHGYAGGYTAIYPIKVNQQRGVAGELVAAGTHGFGLEAGSKPELMAVLAMARPGSIVICNGYKDREYIRLALIGRKLGLRVHIVIEKLSELEHVFSEAKALDVEPLLGVRVRLASIGAGKWQNTGGDKGKFGLSPNQVLTLIERLDAAGLKHTLKLQHFHMGSQISNVRDIANGMREATRYFVELRRMGVPLEIVDVGGGLGVDYEGSRSRSHNSINYSIEQYASTIVQSLAEAVAAEGLAAPHILTEAGRAMTAHHAVMVVNVTEVEEVPAGAIPPPCADEPPVLRRLRETYGELDRRPALELFHEAQHHLSEGQTLYALGQLALADRARLDEMFYAVANAVRTRLLPAERSHRAALDELDEKLVDKYFVNFSVFESIPDVWAIGQIFPIAPIARLDEQPTRRGVIVDLTCDSDGRIDHYVDAEGVDVSLPLHALKDGESYRLGIFMVGAYQETLGDIHNLFGDTDAVNVRVDGDGYVFAHRRSGDTTDLMLDYVGYDLEALRQSYRERIASAGVSGAEAAQLYEALDGGLTAYTYLAEDLG; encoded by the coding sequence ATGGCGAACCCCTGGAACACCGACGCTGCCCGCCACACCTACGCCGTACCCCACTGGGGCGACGGTTATGTCGACGTGGACAGTGCCGGCGACATCGTGATGCGCCCGCGTGGCGTCAACGGCCCGGCGCTGTCACTGCCGCAGATCGTCGAGCGCGCCCGCGCCGAGGGCCTGCGGCTGCCGCTGCTGGTGCGCTTTCCCGACATCCTGGCCGACCGCCTGGCGCGGCTGCAGGGCGCGTTCGCCCAGGCGATCGCCGAACACGGCTACGCCGGCGGCTATACCGCGATCTATCCGATCAAGGTCAACCAGCAGCGCGGCGTGGCCGGCGAGCTGGTGGCGGCGGGCACCCACGGCTTCGGCCTGGAGGCGGGTTCGAAACCCGAGCTGATGGCGGTGCTGGCGATGGCGCGGCCCGGCTCGATCGTGATCTGCAACGGCTACAAGGATCGCGAGTACATCCGCCTGGCGCTGATCGGGCGCAAGCTCGGCCTGCGCGTGCACATCGTGATCGAGAAGCTGTCCGAGCTGGAGCACGTGTTCAGCGAGGCGAAGGCACTGGACGTGGAGCCGCTGCTCGGCGTGCGCGTGCGGCTCGCCTCGATCGGCGCGGGCAAGTGGCAGAACACCGGTGGCGACAAGGGCAAGTTCGGACTGTCGCCGAACCAGGTGCTGACCCTGATCGAGCGGCTCGACGCGGCCGGCCTCAAGCACACGCTGAAGCTGCAGCACTTCCACATGGGCTCGCAGATCTCCAACGTGCGCGACATCGCCAACGGCATGCGCGAGGCCACCCGCTACTTCGTCGAGCTGCGCCGGATGGGCGTGCCGCTGGAGATCGTCGACGTCGGCGGCGGCCTCGGCGTGGACTACGAGGGCTCGCGCTCGCGCAGCCACAACTCGATCAACTATTCCATCGAACAATACGCCTCGACCATCGTGCAGTCGCTGGCCGAGGCGGTGGCCGCCGAAGGCCTGGCCGCGCCGCACATCCTCACCGAGGCGGGCCGCGCGATGACCGCGCACCATGCGGTGATGGTGGTCAACGTGACCGAGGTGGAAGAAGTGCCGGCCGGCGCGATCCCGCCGCCGTGCGCGGACGAACCGCCGGTGCTGCGCCGCCTGCGTGAAACGTACGGGGAGCTGGATCGGCGCCCCGCGCTGGAGCTGTTCCACGAAGCCCAGCACCACCTGAGCGAAGGGCAGACGCTGTACGCGCTGGGCCAGCTGGCGCTGGCCGACCGCGCCCGGCTGGACGAGATGTTCTATGCCGTCGCCAACGCGGTGCGCACGCGCCTGCTGCCGGCCGAGCGCTCGCATCGCGCCGCGCTGGACGAGCTGGACGAGAAACTGGTCGACAAGTATTTCGTCAACTTCTCGGTGTTCGAGTCGATCCCCGACGTGTGGGCGATCGGCCAGATCTTCCCGATCGCGCCGATCGCAAGGCTGGACGAGCAGCCGACGCGCCGGGGCGTGATCGTCGACCTCACCTGCGATTCGGACGGCCGCATCGACCACTACGTCGACGCCGAGGGCGTCGACGTGAGCCTGCCGCTGCACGCCTTGAAGGACGGCGAGAGCTACCGGCTCGGCATCTTCATGGTCGGCGCCTACCAGGAGACCCTGGGCGACATCCACAACCTGTTCGGCGATACCGACGCGGTCAACGTGCGAGTGGACGGCGACGGCTACGTGTTCGCGCACAGGCGCAGCGGCGACACCACCGACCTGATGCTCGACTACGTGGGCTACGACCTCGAGGCGCTGCGACAGAGCTACCGCGAACGCATCGCCAGTGCCGGGGTGAGCGGCGCCGAAGCGGCGCAGCTGTACGAAGCGCTCGATGGCGGCCTCACCGCCTATACCTATCTGGCCGAGGACCTCGGCTGA
- a CDS encoding histidine phosphatase family protein yields MHELILLRHAEAVPIEAAGEDRQRPLSSRGEQEAQAAGLWLASHKLRPDRVLCSPTLRTDETTRLALAAIDNAPVPQQAAEIYDASPGELLALLDQHDDAGTVLLVGHNPGIERLVALLVEGRSDEFRGMPPGALAVLHLNGSLEPGNARLDAFWSP; encoded by the coding sequence ATGCACGAACTGATCTTGTTGCGCCACGCCGAAGCGGTGCCGATAGAAGCCGCCGGCGAGGATCGACAACGCCCGCTGAGCAGCCGCGGCGAGCAGGAAGCCCAGGCCGCCGGCCTGTGGCTGGCCTCGCACAAGCTGCGCCCGGACCGGGTGCTCTGCTCGCCCACCTTGCGCACCGACGAAACCACCCGGCTGGCGCTGGCGGCGATCGACAACGCCCCGGTGCCGCAACAGGCCGCCGAGATCTACGACGCCTCGCCCGGCGAGCTGCTGGCCCTGCTCGACCAGCACGACGACGCCGGCACCGTGCTGCTGGTCGGCCACAATCCCGGCATCGAGCGCCTGGTCGCGCTGCTGGTCGAAGGCCGCTCCGACGAATTCCGCGGCATGCCTCCCGGGGCGCTGGCCGTGCTGCATCTGAACGGCTCGCTGGAGCCGGGCAACGCGCGACTGGATGCCTTCTGGTCGCCCTGA
- a CDS encoding phospholipase D family protein, whose amino-acid sequence MSVTCRFLLPLLLALTLLQGCTVSRAQIRRADAVVAATTNRSSSCDQPDHCATPSPLRAAALEAVAASTAAQPVHVVTLLDDSEPALAARINLVRAAQQSVDVQTFIWDQDDAGQLMLDELVRAARRGVRVRILADQLFSFGNVDLLDRLARISPNLEVRLYNPTFHKARTQPLEFAAGVLCCFMQFNQRMHNKLLLVDGLIGITGGRNYQDRYFNWDDAFDYVDRDVMVGGPAARAMADSFDLFWDHPRAAPLTHLRDVNARLLGDTTPPDWPAPKYRRPQRVAQLLQAAEDPAWLQAWLVDPSLQVGKVDYFSDLPAKTDEPDKRRARQYTGHIMRMVSGAKREVLLQTPYLVMSKRAQHIFRVLHRLSDPPRVIVSTNSLASTDAFAVYAMSYKHRKRYLTKFGFEIHEFKPHAPSAAVDNELANLDTDAAALPPDLVSPDGPARARFHLLGSRGSNNRPAPLHSEGRRYGLHAKSIVVDDAFAMVGSHNFDPRSDHYNTEAGVIVYDHAFADQLRHSIMRSVQPENAWVVAPRQSKVPVLTDINQAIGTVSESLPLFDLWPFRYATSYDLKPGCQPMRATDPDFYACYQPVGDFPDVALSPKLIITRLVTAFGVGAKGVL is encoded by the coding sequence ATGTCCGTTACCTGCCGATTCCTGCTACCACTGCTGCTGGCGCTGACGCTGCTGCAGGGCTGCACCGTGTCGCGGGCGCAGATCCGCCGCGCCGACGCGGTGGTGGCCGCCACCACCAACCGCAGCAGCAGCTGTGACCAGCCCGACCATTGCGCCACGCCGTCGCCGCTGCGGGCCGCGGCCCTGGAGGCCGTGGCCGCATCCACGGCCGCGCAGCCGGTGCACGTGGTCACCCTGCTCGACGACAGCGAGCCGGCGCTGGCCGCGCGCATCAACCTGGTGCGGGCGGCGCAGCAGTCCGTCGACGTGCAGACCTTCATCTGGGACCAGGACGACGCCGGCCAGCTGATGCTGGACGAACTGGTGCGCGCGGCCAGACGCGGCGTGCGGGTGCGCATCCTGGCCGACCAGCTGTTCTCGTTCGGCAACGTCGACCTGCTCGACCGGCTGGCCCGGATCAGCCCGAACCTCGAGGTGCGGCTGTACAACCCCACCTTCCACAAGGCGCGCACCCAGCCACTGGAGTTCGCCGCCGGCGTGCTGTGCTGCTTCATGCAGTTCAACCAGCGCATGCACAACAAGCTGCTGCTGGTCGACGGCCTGATCGGCATCACCGGCGGGCGCAACTACCAGGACCGCTACTTCAACTGGGACGATGCCTTCGACTACGTCGACCGCGACGTGATGGTGGGCGGCCCGGCCGCCCGCGCCATGGCGGACAGCTTCGACCTGTTCTGGGACCATCCCCGTGCGGCGCCGCTGACCCACCTGCGCGACGTCAACGCGCGCCTGCTGGGCGACACCACGCCACCGGACTGGCCGGCGCCGAAGTACCGACGCCCGCAGCGGGTGGCGCAGCTGCTGCAGGCCGCCGAGGACCCGGCGTGGTTGCAGGCCTGGCTGGTCGATCCCAGCCTGCAGGTGGGCAAGGTCGACTACTTCAGCGACCTGCCGGCCAAGACCGACGAGCCCGACAAGCGGCGCGCGCGGCAGTACACCGGCCACATCATGCGCATGGTCAGCGGCGCGAAGCGCGAGGTCCTGCTGCAGACGCCGTACCTGGTGATGAGCAAGCGCGCGCAGCACATCTTCCGCGTGCTGCATCGCCTTTCCGACCCGCCACGGGTGATCGTGTCGACCAACTCGCTGGCCTCCACCGATGCGTTCGCGGTGTATGCGATGTCGTACAAGCACCGCAAGCGCTACCTCACCAAGTTCGGCTTCGAGATCCACGAGTTCAAGCCGCACGCACCCAGCGCAGCGGTGGACAACGAACTGGCCAACCTGGACACCGACGCCGCCGCGCTGCCGCCGGACCTCGTCAGCCCGGACGGTCCGGCGCGCGCCCGCTTCCACCTGCTGGGCAGCCGCGGCAGCAACAACCGGCCGGCGCCGCTGCACAGCGAAGGCCGGCGCTACGGCCTGCACGCCAAGTCGATCGTGGTCGACGATGCCTTCGCCATGGTCGGCTCGCACAATTTCGACCCGCGCTCGGACCACTACAACACCGAGGCCGGGGTGATCGTCTACGACCACGCGTTCGCCGACCAGCTGCGCCACAGCATCATGCGCAGCGTGCAGCCGGAGAACGCCTGGGTGGTCGCCCCGCGACAGTCGAAGGTGCCGGTGCTGACCGACATCAACCAGGCCATCGGCACGGTGTCGGAAAGCCTGCCGCTGTTCGACCTGTGGCCGTTCCGCTACGCCACCAGCTACGACCTCAAGCCCGGCTGCCAGCCGATGCGCGCCACCGATCCGGACTTCTACGCCTGCTACCAGCCGGTCGGCGACTTCCCCGACGTGGCGCTGTCGCCGAAGCTGATCATCACCCGGCTGGTCACCGCGTTCGGGGTGGGCGCCAAGGGCGTGCTGTAG
- the speE gene encoding polyamine aminopropyltransferase, giving the protein MSQQTTPNEASWFTEAHQASGSSIGFRTEQLLHAEKTPFQTIEIHKTTDWGNLMVIDGCVMLTTRDNFFYHEMMTHPALFTHARAKRVVIIGGGDCGTLREVLKHEEVESAVQVEIDERVTRLAEQYFPELCESNDDPRAELLFIDGIKYMADAEPDSLDLVIVDSTDPVGPAEGLFNAAFYASCFKALRHGGLLVQQSESPLAHLELIKSMRSAMRTTGFSAVKTLPFPQPCYPTGWWSCTMARKGGDLSGFRERGALSKNFPTRYYNAEIHKGALAQPEFMREAFGE; this is encoded by the coding sequence ATGTCGCAGCAGACCACGCCGAATGAAGCCAGCTGGTTCACCGAAGCCCACCAGGCTTCCGGTTCCTCCATCGGTTTCCGCACCGAGCAACTGCTGCACGCGGAGAAGACCCCGTTCCAGACCATCGAGATCCACAAGACCACCGACTGGGGCAACCTGATGGTGATCGATGGCTGCGTGATGCTGACCACCCGTGACAACTTCTTCTATCACGAGATGATGACCCATCCCGCGCTGTTCACCCATGCGCGGGCCAAGCGCGTGGTGATCATCGGCGGCGGCGACTGCGGCACGCTGCGCGAGGTGCTCAAGCACGAGGAAGTCGAGTCGGCCGTGCAGGTGGAGATCGACGAGCGCGTCACCCGCCTGGCCGAGCAGTATTTCCCCGAGCTGTGCGAGTCGAACGACGACCCGCGCGCCGAGCTGCTGTTCATCGACGGCATCAAGTACATGGCCGACGCCGAACCCGATTCGCTGGACCTGGTGATCGTCGACTCGACCGACCCGGTGGGTCCGGCCGAAGGCCTGTTCAACGCCGCGTTCTACGCCAGCTGCTTCAAGGCACTGCGCCACGGCGGCCTGCTGGTGCAGCAGAGCGAATCACCGCTGGCCCACCTGGAGCTGATCAAGTCGATGCGCTCGGCGATGCGCACCACCGGCTTCAGCGCGGTGAAGACCCTGCCATTCCCGCAGCCGTGCTACCCCACCGGCTGGTGGAGCTGCACGATGGCGCGCAAGGGCGGCGACCTGTCCGGCTTCCGCGAGCGCGGCGCGCTGAGCAAGAACTTCCCCACCCGCTACTACAACGCCGAAATCCACAAGGGCGCACTGGCCCAGCCGGAATTCATGCGCGAAGCTTTTGGCGAATAA
- a CDS encoding energy transducer TonB codes for MFRLRTTSTLSLLALLVGTAGTGWLSTQTGAWPGPPARYAATVDTPTAVRARPAPRRPHVRPRVVPTRRAQPPRIVADEVQAAFVPAPAPALVPLATPADTSQSWEQLRGHLDGRVLLHLDIDGQGQVSAASLIQSSGDPVLDEHALRSVRGWRFAVPADHPDGLSGELPMRYSSQGDRIARVP; via the coding sequence ATGTTTCGCCTGCGCACTACCTCCACTCTCAGCCTGCTGGCCCTGCTCGTCGGCACGGCCGGCACCGGCTGGCTCAGCACGCAGACCGGCGCCTGGCCCGGCCCGCCGGCGCGCTATGCCGCCACGGTCGACACGCCCACCGCCGTGCGTGCCCGCCCGGCGCCGCGCCGCCCGCACGTCCGGCCCCGCGTGGTGCCGACGCGCCGCGCCCAGCCGCCGCGGATCGTCGCCGACGAGGTGCAGGCCGCCTTCGTGCCCGCACCCGCGCCGGCCCTGGTGCCGCTGGCGACACCCGCCGACACCTCGCAGTCATGGGAGCAGCTGCGTGGCCACCTCGATGGCCGCGTCCTGCTCCACCTCGACATCGATGGCCAGGGCCAGGTCAGCGCCGCCAGCCTGATCCAGTCCAGCGGCGACCCGGTCCTCGACGAGCACGCCTTGCGCAGCGTGCGCGGCTGGCGCTTCGCCGTGCCGGCCGATCATCCGGACGGCCTCAGCGGCGAACTGCCGATGCGCTACTCCTCGCAGGGCGACCGCATCGCCCGCGTCCCGTAA
- a CDS encoding SDR family NAD(P)-dependent oxidoreductase, whose translation MTSKTAWITGASSGFGAAAVERFVAGGWRVIASGRRAERLQQLVDRHGADKVHAAAFDMRDENAMRAAHAALPPAFAAIDLLLNNAGLALGTSPAQQADLAQWKQMIDTNVTALVTMTHLLLPQLIERRGAIVNISSIAGSYAYRGGNVYGASKAFVTQFSQNLRCDLHGTGVRASSIEPGMAETEFTVVRTGGDRAASDQLYAGAHPISAGDIADTIWWIANLPPHLNINRVEVMPVSQSAAGLQVHRKL comes from the coding sequence ATGACAAGCAAGACCGCATGGATCACCGGCGCTAGCTCCGGTTTTGGCGCCGCCGCCGTGGAACGCTTCGTGGCCGGCGGCTGGCGGGTGATTGCCAGCGGCCGCCGCGCCGAGCGCCTGCAGCAGCTGGTGGATCGGCACGGCGCCGACAAGGTGCACGCGGCGGCCTTCGACATGCGCGACGAGAACGCGATGCGCGCGGCACATGCGGCGCTGCCGCCGGCCTTCGCGGCCATCGATCTGCTGCTCAACAACGCGGGACTGGCGCTGGGTACTTCCCCGGCACAGCAGGCGGACCTGGCGCAGTGGAAACAGATGATCGACACCAACGTCACCGCGCTGGTGACGATGACCCACCTGCTGCTGCCGCAGCTGATCGAACGCCGCGGCGCGATCGTCAACATCAGCTCGATCGCGGGCAGCTACGCCTACCGCGGCGGCAACGTGTACGGCGCCAGCAAGGCCTTCGTCACCCAGTTCTCGCAGAACCTGCGCTGCGACCTGCACGGCACCGGCGTACGGGCCAGCTCGATCGAGCCGGGCATGGCCGAAACCGAATTCACCGTGGTTCGCACCGGCGGCGACCGGGCCGCCTCCGACCAGCTCTACGCCGGCGCCCATCCGATCAGCGCCGGCGACATCGCCGACACCATCTGGTGGATCGCCAACCTGCCGCCGCACCTCAACATCAACCGCGTCGAGGTGATGCCGGTCAGCCAGTCGGCCGCGGGCTTGCAGGTGCACCGGAAGCTGTAG
- a CDS encoding SPOR domain-containing protein, whose protein sequence is MAARKGKSRQAVRNGSSGFPGWGYAVIGLLAGVILMAVMMRGSLLTSLRKADGPQANPQATAERGSAPGVLESGASDTAPKKPQFDFYSVLSEKEVRIPDAEISAQARVEQQQKQAAQLQAQQAAQAAAQANAPQAVTQNVTAAPASAVAQPGAGSGYLLQVGAFPNASDAETLKAKLALQGFVANVQSVSIGGQTYHRVRLGPFRSATDLESTKQRLAGAGINAIALKEGR, encoded by the coding sequence ATGGCAGCACGCAAGGGCAAGAGCCGACAGGCCGTGCGCAATGGCAGCAGTGGCTTCCCGGGATGGGGCTACGCCGTCATCGGCCTGCTGGCCGGGGTGATCCTGATGGCGGTGATGATGCGCGGCAGCCTGCTGACCAGCCTGCGCAAGGCCGACGGTCCGCAGGCGAATCCGCAGGCCACCGCCGAGCGCGGCAGCGCGCCGGGCGTGCTCGAATCCGGCGCCAGCGACACCGCGCCGAAGAAGCCGCAGTTCGACTTCTACTCGGTGCTGTCGGAAAAGGAAGTGCGCATCCCCGACGCCGAGATCAGCGCGCAGGCGCGCGTCGAGCAGCAGCAGAAGCAGGCGGCTCAGCTGCAGGCGCAACAGGCGGCGCAGGCCGCGGCGCAGGCGAATGCACCCCAGGCGGTCACCCAGAACGTCACCGCGGCGCCGGCCAGCGCCGTGGCGCAGCCCGGTGCCGGCAGCGGTTACCTGCTGCAGGTGGGCGCCTTCCCGAACGCCTCCGACGCGGAAACGCTGAAGGCGAAGCTGGCCTTGCAGGGCTTCGTGGCCAACGTGCAGTCGGTCAGCATCGGCGGGCAGACCTATCACCGGGTCCGGCTGGGGCCGTTCCGTTCGGCCACCGACCTGGAATCGACCAAGCAGCGCCTGGCCGGCGCCGGCATCAACGCGATCGCGCTGAAAGAAGGTCGCTGA